A genomic window from Fibrobacterota bacterium includes:
- a CDS encoding mobile mystery protein B: MTDLFQEPDDATPLTIEEKRELIPSHIAFRSDLNEAEQSNIARAQDWALGRRRDVLDEKFVRELHRRMLGDVWRWAGKFRTSERNIGITHSHIPVALRQLLDDTKAWVADQTFSVDEIAVRFHHRLVKIHPFPNGNGRHARLMADLLVLSLGGKRFSWGSANLQDSGDMRRRYITALQAADHHDIALLLQFARS, from the coding sequence ATGACCGACCTGTTCCAGGAGCCAGACGACGCCACCCCGCTGACCATCGAGGAAAAACGCGAACTGATCCCATCGCACATCGCCTTTCGGAGCGACCTGAACGAGGCCGAGCAAAGCAACATCGCCAGAGCGCAGGACTGGGCCTTGGGTCGACGTCGCGACGTGCTGGACGAGAAATTCGTCCGCGAACTGCATCGGCGCATGCTTGGCGATGTCTGGCGCTGGGCTGGCAAGTTCCGCACCAGCGAGCGGAACATCGGGATCACCCACAGCCATATCCCTGTCGCCCTACGGCAACTGCTGGACGACACCAAGGCATGGGTCGCCGATCAGACATTTTCTGTCGACGAGATCGCCGTACGGTTCCACCATCGATTGGTGAAGATCCACCCCTTCCCCAACGGGAACGGACGCCACGCCCGCCTGATGGCGGACCTGCTCGTCCTGAGCCTCGGCGGAAAGCGTTTTTCCTGGGGCAGCGCGAACCTCCAGGATTCCGGCGACATGCGACGCCGCTACATCACCGCCCTGCAAGCCGCCGACCACCACGACATCGCGCTGCTTCTCCAGTTCGCGCGATCGTAG
- a CDS encoding mobile mystery protein A, with translation MNKAKIASQARAHLDARFKDLGSATRFSAPVRGWIKAVREALGMTTAQLAERLNVKQPSVVSLEQSEAKGSIELATLRRVAQALDCTLVYALVPNKPLEATIRDRARAFGRQRMGPVEHSMALEDQKVKSPDSEAWLDELVREKNPRLFWDNPA, from the coding sequence ATGAACAAGGCCAAAATCGCCTCCCAAGCTCGAGCCCATCTCGATGCTCGATTCAAGGACCTCGGGTCCGCAACCCGCTTCAGCGCACCGGTGCGCGGTTGGATCAAGGCCGTTCGCGAAGCCCTTGGCATGACCACGGCGCAGCTGGCAGAGCGACTGAACGTGAAGCAGCCTTCCGTTGTTTCCTTGGAACAGTCCGAGGCCAAGGGATCCATCGAACTGGCGACCTTGCGGCGGGTCGCCCAAGCGCTGGACTGCACGTTGGTCTATGCGCTGGTTCCCAACAAGCCTCTGGAGGCAACGATCCGCGACCGTGCGCGTGCCTTCGGACGCCAACGCATGGGCCCTGTGGAGCACTCCATGGCCCTGGAAGATCAGAAAGTGAAATCGCCTGACTCCGAAGCCTGGTTGGATGAACTCGTGCGCGAGAAAAACCCGCGCCTGTTCTGGGACAACCCTGCATGA